A stretch of Microbulbifer bruguierae DNA encodes these proteins:
- a CDS encoding metallophosphoesterase: MFRQGEAVNDVAVKPANRVIQITDPHIGGRPDYQLLGLDTGRTLSEVLNAIRAQSKQPEVLVVTGDVSANGSEAAYHRFLNKMQGVASPWYWLPGNHDNARRMDIIAPKRRPEVVRVGNWRLLLLDTSVPGQICGGFSSAELARIEQLISTHADYPLMLMMHHQPVPVGSHWIDGHMLKEGRDAFVELVQRAENVRAIAWGHVHQQFDSELGHIGLHATPSTSVQFTPGSGPFAVDSEMPGYRWFDLRDDGSYETGVERVAIVEYSVDLASSGY, translated from the coding sequence ATGTTTCGGCAAGGTGAGGCAGTGAACGACGTGGCAGTAAAACCAGCAAATCGCGTGATCCAGATCACCGACCCCCATATTGGCGGCCGGCCGGATTACCAGTTGCTCGGGTTGGACACCGGCCGCACCCTGAGCGAGGTGCTCAACGCAATTCGCGCTCAATCCAAGCAGCCGGAAGTGTTAGTGGTCACCGGTGATGTCTCCGCGAATGGTTCCGAAGCCGCCTATCATCGTTTTCTGAACAAGATGCAAGGCGTTGCCAGCCCTTGGTACTGGCTGCCAGGTAATCACGATAATGCCCGGCGTATGGACATCATCGCGCCGAAAAGACGCCCGGAAGTGGTGCGTGTGGGCAACTGGCGCCTGCTGTTACTCGACACCAGTGTGCCGGGGCAAATCTGCGGCGGTTTCAGTTCCGCAGAACTCGCTCGCATCGAGCAACTTATCAGCACTCACGCCGACTACCCATTGATGCTGATGATGCATCATCAGCCGGTTCCAGTGGGCAGTCACTGGATCGATGGACATATGCTGAAAGAAGGGCGCGATGCCTTCGTTGAACTGGTGCAGCGGGCTGAAAATGTGCGCGCCATTGCTTGGGGGCATGTGCACCAGCAGTTCGACAGCGAGCTGGGACATATCGGTCTCCACGCAACCCCCTCTACTTCCGTGCAGTTCACCCCGGGTAGTGGCCCCTTTGCCGTCGATAGTGAAATGCCGGGCTACCGCTGGTTCGATCTCCGCGACGACGGCAGCTACGAGACCGGTGTGGAACGGGTCGCCATTGTCGAATACAGTGTGGACTTGGCCTCCTCTGGATACTGA